A single window of Gossypium hirsutum isolate 1008001.06 chromosome A10, Gossypium_hirsutum_v2.1, whole genome shotgun sequence DNA harbors:
- the LOC107943912 gene encoding acyl-coenzyme A oxidase, peroxisomal, whose amino-acid sequence MNPNQTVEDESHPYITSASRRIQLLSLHLTPPPPSQPSPQLNMLICAKAANKLEVDKVSLSTYMRGKNRDIQEKIIEFFESRPDLQTPVGVSMNEHRELCMRQLVALVREAKIKPFRYIVDDPAKYFAITEAIGSIDVSLGIKLGVQFSLWGGSVLNLGTEKHRDKYFDGIDNLDYPGCFAMTELHHGSNVQGLQTRATFDPVTDEFIIDTPNDGAIKWWIGNAAVHGKFATVFAKLILPTHDSKKVSDMGVHAFIVPIRDLNTLQTLPGIEIHDCGHKVGLNGVDNGALRFRSVRIPRDNLLNRFGDVSRDGKYTSSLPTINKRFAAMLGELVGGRVGLAYASVGFLKISVTIAVRYSLLRQQFGPPEQPEVSILDYQSQQHKLMPMLASSYAFHFATHYLVQKYSEMKKMHDEQLVADVHALSAGLKAYVTSYTAKSLSTCREACGGHGYAAVNRFGSLRNDHDIFQTFEGDNTVLMQQVAADLLKQYKDKFQGGSLSVTWNYLRESMNTYLSQPNPIIARWESADHLRDPKFQLDAFRYRTSRLLQSVAARLRKHSKTLGSFGAWNRCLNHLLMLAEAHTESVILAKFIEAVHNCPDASSRAALKLVCDLYALDHIWNDIGTYRNVDYVAPNKAKAIHKLTEYLCFQVRNIAGELVDGFDLPASVTRAPIAMQSEAYAQYTHHIGF is encoded by the exons ATGAACCCAAATCAGACGGTGGAGGATGAATCGCATCCGTACATCACCTCCGCGAGCCGCCGTATCCAGCTTCTGTCCCTTCACCTGACCCCGCCTCCACCTTCTCAACCTTCACCCCAGCTCAACATGCTAATATGCGCCAAGGCGGCCAATAAACTGGAGGTTGACAAAGTCTCTCTCTCAACCTACATGAGAGGGAAAAACAGGGATATTCAAGAGAAAATCATTGAATTTTTCGAGTCAAGGCCCGATTTACAAACACCGGTCGGGGTTTCAATGAATGAACATAGGGAGCTTTGTATGAGACAGCTGGTTGCGTTGGTTAGAGAAGCAAAGATCAAGCCTTTTAGATATATTGTTGATGACCCTGCTAAGTATTTCGCCATTACTGAAGCTATTGGGAGTATTGATGTATCTCTTGGGATCAAACTTGGCGTCCAGTTTAG TCTTTGGGGAGGTTCAGTGCTAAACTTAGGAACTGAAAAGCATAGGGATAAATATTTTGATGGAATCGACAATCTGGATTATCCTGGGTGTTTCGCCATGACAGAACTACACCACG GCTCAAATGTACAAGGTCTTCAAACCAGGGCAACATTTGATCCAGTTACAGATGAATTCATCATTGACACACCAAATGATGGAGCCATCAAATGGTGGATTGGGAATGCTGCAGTTCATGGCAAATTCGCAACAGTTTTCGCTAAACTCATTTTACCAACTCATGACTCCAAAAAAGTTTCCGATATGGGAGTCCATGCTTTCATTGTCCCAATAAGGGATTTAAACACTCTCCAAACACTTCCCGGAATCGAAATCCACGATTGTGGCCATAAAGTTGGCTTGAATGGAGTTGATAATGGAGCACTGCGATTCCGTTCGGTTCGAATCCCCCGAGATAACCTTCTTAATCGATTCGGCGATGTTTCTCGAGATGGAAAATACACTAGTAGTCTCCCTACTATAAACAAACGTTTCGCTGCCATGTTAGGTGAACTTGTAGGTGGGAGGGTCGGCCTTGCATATGCTTCCGTTGGCTTCCTCAAGATTTCGGTCACTATCGCTGTTCGATACTCCTTACTACGCCAGCAATTTGGTCCTCCCGAACAGCCTGAAGTCAGCATTCTAGATTATCAATCACAACAGCACAAGCTCATGCCGATGCTGGCTTCATCGTATGCATTTCATTTTGCTACTCATTATTTGGTCCAGAAATATTCGGAGATGAAGAAGATGCACGATGAACAACTCGTTGCTGATGTACATGCACTTTCCGCAGGCCTTAAGGCCTACGTGACATCATATACAGCAAAGTCATTGAGTACCTGCAGGGAAGCCTGCGGAGGCCATGGATATGCCGCTGTCAACCGGTTTGGTAGCTTGAGGAACGATCACGATATTTTCCAGACATTTGAAGGAGACAACACAGTACTTATGCAACAG GTAGCTGCTGATCTATTGAAGCAATATAAAGACAAGTTCCAAGGTGGTTCTCTTTCTGTTACATGGAACTACTTGCGAGAATCTATGAACACATACTTGTCGCAGCCGAATCCTATAATTGCTCGATGGGAAAGTGCTGATCACTTGCGAGACCCTAAATTCCAGTTGGATGCCTTCAGG TACCGAACCTCAAGACTGCTCCAAAGTGTAGCAGCACGGCTCCGGAAGCACTCGAAAACTCTAGGCAGCTTTGGTGCTTGGAATAGGTGCCTGAATCACCTTCTGATGCTTGCAGAGGCTCATACTGAGTCTGTCATCCTTGCAAAGTTTATCGAAGCTGTGCACAA TTGTCCTGATGCAAGTAGTAGAGCTGCTTTAAAACTCGTTTGCGATCTTTATGCGCTGGACCACATCTGGAACGACATAGGAACTTACCGTAATGTTGATTATGTTGCTCCTAACAAAGCCAAG GCAATCCACAAGCTCACAGAGTACCTATGTTTTCAAGTGAGAAACATTGCAGGGGAACTTGTCGATGGATTCGATCTTCCGGCATCTGTTACACGAGCCCCGATTGCGATGCAGTCAGAAGCATATGCGCAGTACACGCACCATATTGGGTTCTAA